The following coding sequences are from one Pseudonocardia sp. EC080619-01 window:
- a CDS encoding lysophospholipid acyltransferase family protein — translation MKAREKQEGDGMAEARVIPIRGNRGPARPARDEEPARPTAVPPVPDADDDEQPAWEAGLEQVLEFLRRRLGGDYQVDEFGFDPELTEALVLPVLRPLYQRWFRVETIGTHHIPETGGALLVANHSGTLPLDAVMTTVAVHDDHPANRHLRLLGADLMFTMPVSGSLARKSGATLACNPDAERLMSSGEIVGVFPEGFKGIGKPFRDRYKLQRFGRGGFVSAALRTGVPIIPCSIVGAEEIYPKLGDLAPLARLLGAPYFPITPTFPLLGPAGLVPLPSKWYIEFGEPIRTDGHTAADAEDPMLVFNLTDQVRETIQHTLYRLLSQRRNVFLG, via the coding sequence ATGAAGGCACGCGAGAAGCAGGAGGGCGACGGCATGGCCGAGGCGCGGGTGATCCCGATCCGGGGCAACCGGGGACCAGCCCGCCCCGCGCGGGACGAGGAACCGGCGCGCCCGACCGCGGTGCCACCGGTTCCGGACGCCGACGACGACGAGCAGCCGGCCTGGGAGGCGGGGCTCGAGCAGGTGCTGGAGTTCCTCCGGCGCCGCCTCGGCGGTGACTACCAGGTCGACGAGTTCGGATTCGATCCCGAGCTGACCGAGGCCCTGGTGCTGCCCGTGCTGCGCCCGCTCTACCAGCGCTGGTTCCGGGTGGAGACGATCGGCACCCACCACATCCCGGAGACCGGGGGCGCGCTGCTCGTCGCGAACCACTCCGGCACCCTGCCGCTGGACGCGGTGATGACCACGGTCGCCGTGCACGACGACCATCCCGCGAACCGGCACCTGCGGCTGCTCGGCGCGGACCTGATGTTCACGATGCCGGTCTCGGGCTCGCTGGCCCGCAAGTCCGGCGCGACCCTGGCGTGCAACCCCGACGCCGAGCGGCTGATGAGCTCCGGCGAGATCGTCGGCGTCTTCCCGGAGGGGTTCAAGGGCATCGGCAAGCCCTTCCGTGACCGCTACAAGCTGCAGCGCTTCGGCCGCGGCGGCTTCGTCTCCGCGGCGCTGCGCACCGGCGTGCCGATCATCCCGTGCTCGATCGTCGGGGCCGAGGAGATCTACCCGAAGCTCGGTGACCTGGCGCCGCTCGCGCGGCTCCTCGGTGCGCCGTACTTCCCGATCACCCCGACGTTCCCGCTGCTCGGCCCGGCGGGTCTCGTCCCGCTGCCGTCGAAGTGGTACATCGAGTTCGGCGAGCCGATCCGCACCGACGGCCACACCGCCGCCGACGCCGAGGACCCGATGCTGGTGTTCAACCTGACCGACCAGGTCCGGGAGACCATCCAGCACACGCTGTACCGGCTGCTGTCCCAGCGCCGGAACGTCTTCCTGGGCTGA
- a CDS encoding HAD family phosphatase, translated as MLEQATALDPAQRAGQASAAAAVAAEHAEHEPPDADAPPPDLTAAAFFDVDNTMMVGASIFHFARGLAARKFFTTSDLAGFAWQQLKFRIGGREDKGGIAGHRDTALSFVAGRPVDEVVSLGEEIYDELMADRIWAGTRALAQMHLDAGQRVWLVTATPIELSRIIARRLGLTGALGTVAESVDGLYTGRLVGEILHGPAKAHAVRALAASEGLDLRRCTAYSDSVNDVPMLSAVGTAVAVNPDSELRDVAKARNWQIRDFRTGRKAARIGVPSVLGAGAVAGAVAAGMAYRKK; from the coding sequence GTGCTGGAACAGGCGACCGCGCTCGATCCCGCACAGCGGGCGGGTCAGGCGTCCGCCGCGGCCGCCGTCGCCGCGGAGCACGCCGAGCACGAACCGCCCGACGCCGACGCCCCGCCGCCGGACCTGACCGCCGCGGCGTTCTTCGACGTCGACAACACGATGATGGTCGGCGCCTCGATCTTCCACTTCGCCCGCGGGCTCGCCGCACGGAAGTTCTTCACCACCTCGGACCTGGCCGGGTTCGCCTGGCAGCAGCTCAAGTTCCGGATCGGTGGCCGCGAGGACAAGGGCGGCATCGCCGGGCACCGGGACACCGCGCTCTCGTTCGTCGCGGGGCGGCCGGTCGACGAGGTCGTCTCCCTCGGCGAGGAGATCTACGACGAGCTGATGGCCGACCGGATCTGGGCCGGCACCCGGGCGCTCGCCCAGATGCACCTCGACGCCGGCCAGCGGGTCTGGCTGGTCACGGCGACGCCGATCGAGCTGTCCCGCATCATCGCCCGGCGGCTCGGCCTCACCGGAGCGCTGGGGACGGTCGCGGAGTCCGTCGACGGCCTCTACACCGGGCGCCTGGTCGGCGAGATCCTCCACGGCCCGGCGAAGGCGCACGCCGTGCGTGCACTGGCCGCGTCGGAGGGGCTCGACCTGCGCCGCTGCACCGCCTACTCCGACTCGGTGAACGACGTGCCGATGCTGTCCGCCGTGGGGACCGCGGTCGCGGTCAACCCGGACTCGGAGCTGCGGGACGTCGCGAAGGCCCGGAACTGGCAGATCCGCGACTTCCGGACCGGCCGCAAGGCGGCCCGGATCGGGGTGCCGTCGGTGCTCGGCGCCGGCGCCGTCGCGGGGGCCGTCGCCGCCGGGATGGCCTACCGCAAGAAGTGA
- a CDS encoding DUF5667 domain-containing protein → MPRAWDDRYPAEDGFDRAPAGAPASEELAHEIALAAALDRSRRDLSPDPHASARMRQRLFDVLAQEGVGRPEQPPAGAPAPRPVGNRSELSDLTAPIGPPIADDLDWEAVSNRASAGERTPVADDPGARSSRSRRGGRHVLPSDHPDHPGLPVGAAAGPARDADAGPGREETVRPSGPRMLDRRRPSVRKRFGVVVGGFAALAVIAGVTSTVSRDALPGDAMYGVKRANESIGGAFTVGDQAEASRQLDLARSRVDELENLMARATPPAPASVAAAMEDFDRAASTGSRMMLTGSGTGGAQAAELAELRTWAAAQSGRISRLQEELPAESRPETAEAVRLLDRVLARAEALRADSGCAADSGGTVDDLGPVPGECRTGGGAPVDASKQSATATATPEGSTAPSSSEAPTSETTSPETSTSESPTSETGSGDSGGGLPLLGGGSSSSSSPSSPSQEKSQDDDGLSITIPPLLPGLGPVTLG, encoded by the coding sequence ATGCCCAGGGCATGGGACGACAGGTATCCGGCGGAGGACGGTTTCGACCGCGCCCCGGCGGGTGCCCCTGCGTCGGAGGAGCTGGCCCACGAGATCGCACTGGCCGCGGCGCTGGACCGCTCGCGCCGCGACCTCTCACCGGACCCGCACGCGTCGGCACGGATGCGGCAGCGGCTGTTCGACGTGCTGGCCCAGGAGGGCGTGGGCCGCCCCGAGCAGCCGCCCGCCGGTGCCCCGGCACCGCGGCCGGTCGGGAACCGCTCCGAGCTCTCCGACCTGACCGCGCCGATCGGCCCGCCGATCGCCGACGACCTCGACTGGGAGGCCGTCTCGAACCGTGCGTCCGCCGGTGAGCGGACCCCGGTCGCGGACGACCCCGGCGCCCGCTCGTCGCGCTCGCGGCGCGGCGGCAGGCACGTGCTGCCCAGCGACCACCCGGACCACCCCGGCCTGCCGGTCGGCGCCGCCGCGGGCCCCGCCCGCGACGCGGACGCCGGCCCCGGCCGGGAGGAGACCGTGCGCCCGTCGGGACCGCGGATGCTCGACCGCAGGCGGCCGAGCGTCCGGAAGCGGTTCGGCGTCGTCGTCGGCGGTTTCGCGGCGCTGGCCGTGATCGCCGGCGTGACCTCCACGGTCAGCCGCGACGCGCTGCCCGGTGACGCGATGTACGGGGTGAAGCGGGCCAACGAGAGCATCGGCGGCGCCTTCACCGTCGGCGACCAGGCCGAGGCCTCCCGCCAGCTCGATCTCGCGCGCTCGCGGGTGGACGAGCTGGAGAACCTGATGGCGCGGGCCACCCCGCCCGCACCGGCGTCGGTCGCCGCCGCCATGGAGGACTTCGACCGGGCCGCCAGCACCGGCAGCCGCATGATGCTGACCGGCTCCGGAACCGGTGGCGCCCAGGCGGCGGAGCTCGCCGAGCTGCGCACCTGGGCCGCCGCCCAGTCCGGCCGGATCTCGCGGCTCCAGGAGGAGCTGCCCGCCGAGAGCCGTCCGGAGACCGCCGAGGCCGTCCGCCTGCTGGACCGGGTGCTCGCCCGGGCCGAGGCGCTGCGCGCCGACAGCGGTTGTGCCGCGGACAGCGGCGGCACCGTCGACGATCTCGGCCCGGTGCCGGGTGAGTGCCGCACCGGTGGCGGCGCTCCGGTCGACGCGTCGAAGCAGTCGGCGACGGCGACGGCGACCCCGGAGGGCAGCACGGCGCCGTCGAGCAGTGAGGCTCCGACCTCGGAGACCACGAGCCCGGAGACGTCGACGTCCGAGTCGCCGACCAGCGAGACCGGGTCCGGTGACTCCGGTGGCGGCCTGCCGCTGCTGGGTGGCGGTTCGTCGTCGAGCAGCTCGCCGAGCAGCCCGTCGCAGGAGAAGTCGCAGGACGACGACGGTCTGTCGATCACCATCCCGCCGCTGCTGCCGGGTCTCGGCCCGGTCACCCTCGGCTGA
- a CDS encoding sigma-70 family RNA polymerase sigma factor — MPAPRQAPQISQDLPRPEQDPADEAARAVEDANSSWALVEACQAGDAGAFGELYERYHDVVFRYVLFRMGDRAFAEDVTQETFVRALRRISSVSYQGRDIGAWFVTIARNLIFDYVKSSRYRLEQTTSEMVEHSPATGGPEQQVLDMATNDELLASVAKLNADQRECIQYRFLRGLSVAETAELMDRNEGAVKALQHRAVRRLAQLLPDGLR, encoded by the coding sequence ATGCCGGCACCACGCCAGGCGCCGCAGATCTCCCAGGACCTGCCCCGCCCGGAGCAGGACCCGGCCGACGAGGCCGCCCGTGCCGTCGAGGACGCGAACAGCTCCTGGGCGCTCGTCGAGGCGTGCCAGGCCGGTGACGCCGGGGCCTTCGGCGAGCTCTACGAGCGCTACCACGACGTGGTGTTCCGGTACGTCCTGTTCCGGATGGGCGACCGCGCGTTCGCCGAGGACGTCACCCAGGAGACCTTCGTGCGCGCGCTGCGCCGGATCTCCTCGGTCAGCTACCAGGGCCGCGACATCGGCGCCTGGTTCGTGACCATCGCCCGGAACCTGATCTTCGACTACGTGAAGTCCAGCCGGTACCGGCTGGAGCAGACGACGTCGGAGATGGTCGAGCACTCCCCCGCCACCGGCGGGCCGGAGCAGCAGGTCCTCGACATGGCGACGAACGACGAGCTGCTCGCGTCGGTCGCCAAGCTCAACGCCGACCAGCGCGAGTGCATCCAGTACCGGTTCCTCCGCGGCCTGTCGGTCGCGGAGACCGCCGAACTGATGGACCGCAACGAGGGGGCCGTGAAGGCCCTCCAGCACCGCGCCGTGCGCCGGCTGGCCCAGCTCCTCCCGGACGGCCTGCGGTGA